aaaaaacaattgatataaacctaaaaactcaattgttatggttcgaataaaaaatattggtagtttataaatcagttttcgatcaataaatgaaaaacaagcCCGTGTTTTTTAAGCGtgaatcaaaatctagtaatttattaaattgtataaCTAGTTCAAATGTACAGTTAGTACAACTAATACAAGTGATATAACTGTACAACTGGtacaaacaataaaaattaattttaaatatttaaagttaagtGAATATGGGCCAAGTTTTAGGTATTGAGTTTGAGCTCGGATTTAGTTGGTTGGGTTGGTAAATAAGTTAAAGTTTTTaggttttaatgttttatggaTGTTTTGCTGACCtttcatattaaatttaattctaaaagaaattcaaattataaggggtccaaaatagattttttcagatccaAGTGGTCCGTTATAGAATTTGATCCGTTATGGAATTTGATCCATGAGTGTTTTATGTGGGTGATCCATGAGTGTTTTATGTGGGTGATCCATGAGTGTTTTATGTGGGTCCCGTTGACACGTTCCGTATATCCCTTATATCCCTTCAGCTTCGAATCTTTATTTCTTCTCCGGGGAACAAAATGAATTAGACCAAAGCTTTCTCTTTTGCTCAAGGCCCTTGACAAAGTTCTTTCAAGCCTGGTATCACCAGTCAACAAAGACAATTATATAACGGTTAACACGCATGAATTTCAGTTTCACCATTGGTATATAACCAAACTAGGAGACTTGAAAGATTACATAAACTATCTGTAAAAGATACCTGATCGAGTTATTTAAAGAAATAGCATCCAACATGTTGTAACGTTCAGACCAAAACGAGAGACTCGAAATAGTTTGTGGCTATGGTTGTCTTAATAGTTCAACTCACAGAAAAAATAATCCAAATATCCAGAGTAGATATTGTGCTACAGACACTGAAGAAAAAAGCCCTACAGAAATGGCCGAACAAacccattctctctctctcttgcaaCTATAGTAACTAAAGAAATTTACCACAACATAACGCACCCAAACGGTAAAATGGTAATTACATTCATACGAGATATTTCAAACCTTTTTTTATCTAAGGGGAAAATTACCACCACCCTGTCCTGTCTCCCTTCGTTTTACTTGTTCCCCCTAAAGTAGAGGTAAATTTTCTGCACACCCACAACGAAACACGATCAATTCAGATGTTGGCCGGTTAAAATTAGCAAATCCCTTTGCGGTTAACAATTTTTAAAGAAGCCATGGAGTTACTAATCAGTAGCTTACCTGAAGAACCCATAGACTCAGAAGTGACTCCAAGCAGAAGAGACCAAAACCGATAAAGTAGAAGATCTGCATTCATTCATTAAGGTTTGGTTTAGCTTAGCTATCATTAAGCTTTCTTCAAGGTGAGCATATACATATGAGCgtcgtaaataaaaatataaaatacgggTTGTACCCCTGCTAATAAACTGTCTGAGATGACATCAATTGCTGCAAGCACACCCCTGTTGATCATAGAAATAGAATGTGATCAAATTATCCCAAGGCAACAAACCATAAAGAGACCCGGAATCTTCTAGAGCATTAATTTTGACGGTCGACTACGTGTCTCTGTCCGAGAAAGTTTTACAAAGTTGAATCACAGCTAGAGTGAACGAAGctcaaacaaaaatttatagttATAGTTATTAAGTTAAAACTCCGTATTTTCAAATCGATCAAAACAATTTAGAATTTTCCAAGTGAAATACTCACTAGACTAATCAACTATACACGAAGTAACAAATAAAGTTCGAGCGCAAAGGGAATCTTTGGCTATGATTGAAAGACTTACGTTAAAGACTTCCCCTGGAAAAAGATGGGCGGGGCAATGGCGGCAACGATGCAGAAACCAATGTGAATCTGTGAGGAGCATAGGTCAATCATATGGGAAATGGAAACTACATCTGCTTCTAGGTAAGGTACAAAATTTTAGATATGAAAAGTTTGTATGACTCACCAAGTAAGTGAAGAAAAACCAACCAAACTTCAAAGCGCTGTCAGTCCTACAAGGTCGTGAAAAGTACACCAATTATATTAACTGTCCAGTTAATAATGACTTGTACGAAAACCATTGGAAGAAAACTAGTTAAAAGGAGAACTACCTCATGGCTCGGTAGAGAGGCCTGTACCATACAACATAAGAAAGTGGACATCCAATCAACGCATATATCGTGGcaaggaaaaatatttttacacctATCATTAATATTAAACAATAAGCATTAGTTCAACTTCAACCAAATCCAATCAGAACTTCATTACCCAtagaaataaaacataaactgATAGTGTCAAGCTCACCTCCGCCTTTAATCCAGCACACCATGGTTGCAATCACATTGAATACCAGACACAAAACAATACCTGAAAGCCAGCAGTAGAATACAAGCCCCCGTCAATTCAACGCAGTAGAAACATTTCacggaaacaaaaacaaaccaaacagaACTTACCTAACCAACTAGCAAAAGCCAGGTACTGCAGCTTTTGTGCATAGACTGGTATCTCATTAGCAATGTCATGGTGTATGATTGGGAAAAACGGGGGCCAGTTTTTATCATCTATTTGAACACCAGCTGCAACAAAATAAGATGAGAACAGTTAGCTATTTATCCACCACTACAGGTAGATAAAACTAATGATAAACTATTATCATCAATTGTTGTGTTGGCTAACATTTAGCAATAGCATCCTCCCTCCGCTTAATATCCTGAGTGAAAAGAATATAGAGTTGTACAAATAAACATTAGTCAGCAGGGTGAGGTTATATTTGACAAATACATATCAAGTGGTTAGTGTTACTAACCATTTCTTTCTTCCTAAGCTCAGCTTCCCAGTCAGCAAGCTTTCTTTGTTTCTGTGAAGAGTCCTGCAGCAGTTAAAAACGCAGGTGAGAAAGAGGTTTATTATGAGTTtaggagagagaaagaagtgatTACAGTCATGGTATCCAAGGGAATATCAACAGTAGCATCGAGGCTTTGGCCAAATCCAACTGGTCTAGATGCAGCAGGAACCCTTCCGCCGCCTTTCTGCAAATATTCAACAACAATCAGTAAAACTATCCAATGTCAGTAGTAACCTAGAGGAAAACTTCACCATTGAGTTTGATAATCCAAATCTAAAGGAATGAGTCTCACTCATAAAGACTACTACACTCCAAATTACTCGCTAAACGCCAGTAGGTTCTCGGAAAAATCCTAAACTAGTTCCCAGATCCAACGATACAATAAATCCAGATGAAAAATCGGAGATCCATAACCTCGGCACTGCTCGAAACAGGGATGACAGATCTAGATTCATAAGCATAAAATCCAAAGGCGACTTAGAGAAAATGCAAAGCGGAGATTTAGTGAGAAAGCGTTACGGAGAAGGGATTGACgatttcttcatcttcctcatcgAAAGGGTTGGGGTCGTGGTGACGATTCATTGTTGGTTGCCGATCCCTTTATTTACCACCTCGAATCTTATTCTCCGATAAGATCGCCCGAGATCCAGTGAGAGTGAGACTAAGAGCATGTAACCCCTCTCATAAgtattgtttattaattttatgggGGAGCATGAATAGTGATGAACCCGGATCAATTCTGCTTCTCCATCAATGAACCTGAAGTGTGAGttcataagaataaaataataatttttgcttgacaaaaaatggaattttttttttttgaaaagtgaaTATTCAATATAATGAGAATTTTATTcaatataatgaaaaaaaaattggtttttaaattttgaaaagtgAATATTCAATATAATGgaaaaaattttggtttttaaattttttttttgaatattattcAATTTGAGAATTCAATAAGAGAGAGAATATTttgtaatatgtttttaaaaagtttttattcaatacataaacttacaaaagattttaaaatatttcttaaaagtttttattcaaTATATTGAGAATTCATGAACATACAAAGATTATTCATCATGATTACCATATTTTTCCCAAACATTCtcaactaaatcagctttcaaacgtTCATGTATATGTGGATCCCGAATTTGATTGTGAATGGTAAGCATAGGGACATTGACACTTTCTCTACTTTTCACCTTGGAACTTCGGCTAGACTCTCCTGACTCGAACTCAGATGTATCAATTTGAATGTATCTGTGTCGTTCGTCCTccactatcatattgtgcaatatgacacaagttctcattatctttcctatcttttccttgtcccatagtagagctggatttttaacaattgcaaacctcgattgcaatactccaaaatcccgttcgacatcttttctggtgGATTCTTGACGTTCAGCAAATAACtctgctttaggaccttgaggaagtttgatggattggataaatgttacCCAATTAGGATAAATTCCGTCGGTAAGATAGTAGGCCatacgataagtgtggttgttgaccttgaacttaactttaggtgctcgaccttgtaaaatgtcatcaaaaactggtgaCCGATCAATAGAGCTGGAAATTTTAATCATTGCCCGCGGGCCCCGCCCCGTTTGATCCgccgcggggcgggtgcgggtcgaaccatttgaaatttttaaatcgcgggtgcgggtgcggatcgagattattttgagcggggcgggtgcgggtcagcCGAATTTGAATCGCGGgtacccgccaacccgcaaattaaaaaaaacaaaaaacatttttgaaaaaaaaaacaatttttcgtaaaatatataaaaaacaataaatatttgtataattttaattataaatatatttttttaatagtattttttaaaaaataactattatataaataaaaaataattatttttaattaaaataattattatataattagaaaataatcatttttaattaaaataactatttttaatataattaatattacccgCGGGTTTGGCGGGTTACCCGCGGGTTTtggcggggcgggtgcggatataaaagtttttgtttgtGGGTTATGCGGGTCGAGTTTTTGAATCGAAAAAATGATTCGACCCGCGGCGGGGCGGGGCGGGTCGGGGCGGGTTGACCCGCGAACCCATCACtaccgatcaagaacattgatatcgttgaggGTACCTGCTAATCCGAAAAATGAgtgtcatatccaaagatcttgtgatgccacagcttctaagacaattgtcggctttcctgaaCAACGTGTGTACTGACCTTTCCAAGAcgttgggcagtttttccactcccaatgcatacaatcgatgctgccTATCATCCCCGGAAACCCGCGTGCCTCTCCAGCGTCAAGTAGTCTTTGAAGATCTTCTGGTGTAggtcttcttagatactcatctccaaacaatTGTATTATCGCTTCCGtgaaattttccaaacataAAAGTGCAGTACTTGCcgcaagtcggagatattcgtcattcGCATCTCCGGCTTGACCATATGCCAACATTCGTATTGCTGAAGTGCATTTTTAAAGTGCAGATAGGCCGCACCTTCCGTGACCATTTCTTCGTTGCTGAAAGTATGGAACTTCATTATTTAGGCGTtcgacaatgcgaaggaacaaaggtttgttcattcgaaaacgccGCCTAAACATTTCGGGTGGGTATGTTGGATTTTCACTAAAATAGTCGTGCCATAGTTGATTGTGTCCTTGTTCCCGATCTCTTTCGATATACACTCGTCTCTTCGGGTCGTTCGCTATAACAGAGTCGATGAAATCATCAATTTGTTGGTCGACCATTTCTtcaaaaacttcatatacttcaTCATTTGAGGAGCTTGACATTCTTcccttattttaaaaaaaaaacaaattctaaaattatcaattttattctcaacctagtataatattataaaataataaaatgaattaatCCAAACTaacattttatcaaattttaaaattaactgtGTGTAGCcaaattatcaattttattgTCAACctagtataaaattataaaattttaaaatcaaaatatccaaacttacaatatccaaaaaaatttcGATAGTTTTCCTTACACGTAGTCGTATAGTTTTATTGGATTTTATATGACTGCATATGTTTGAATTTTAGTAAGATAGTAAAAGTAATTTTGTTATATGAAAGAGTGAAATACAAGAggaaatgtaataaatatgatacgTTGGTTTGTACACGGTTTTGGGGGGTCGGATGCAGTGTTGTTGTGGGTGAGGCGGTAGAGGCAGACAGATGcagtgttcttgtgttcttggttTGTAGTAGATCAAGTGCGATACAAAAGTTGTGTTCTTGGTTAGAAATGAATTATATATGATGATACAGAGAAACAATGAGAAGAAGTTGAGTTTTCATTTAGAAACATACATGAAGAGAGCATATTTATATATGCTTGTTTGTTACATAACCCGTGACAAAAAGCAGTGTAGAAACAAAGTACAACCCGTGAATTAAGAACATAGTAGCAGTGTACAAACTAACAAAAGAGTACACTGCATCCGTTTGACATAAAGCAACAACAGTGTAGAAACTAACAAAATACTACACTGCATCCGTAGAGAAAAAGCAACAACAGCCAAGCAACATCAGACATAGCAACCCGTGATCCAGACATGATGACAATCCCGTGACCtgcaaaacaaaaaccaaactaCAAAGTTAATAACTCTTTCTCTTCAGgcaagtaaataataaaaaacagagATTCTACCAAGCAACAAACTTAATAACTAAACATATTGAGGCAAGTAAATAATGAAAAAACAGAGACTATACCAAGCAACAAAGTTAATAACTAAACATATTGAGGCaagtaagaaataaaaaaacagagattAACCAATTCAATCAAGCAGTTCAGAAATGAGTTTGTTTTTGAGACTGATTTCGTTTGGAGATAGATCAGTGTCATTTTTGGCAAGGAGACGATCAAGGAGTTTCTGCTGGGAAATTGTCTTTCTCGCATCCAGGATGCTCTCTATTTGATCGAAAGCAGCTTCATTCCCGTGCCGCTTGCGTTTGCTTGCTTTCGCAGCCTTTACACCCGCCGGTCTAACCTCCTCCTCAGGCATCACCTCTTCCTCAGGCATCAACTCTTCATTCtccttccttttctcctttGCGCCATCTCTGGACTTCGAGTATGACTTCCATTTCTGATCATATCTCAGTTCCCTCCAACAGTGTTCCATGGTGAACTTCACATGGTAATCATTAAAGAAGATGTCATGGGAAGCCTTCAtgacatcattctcattttgaCCACTAGATTGCTCCTTCAAAGCCGCCTCATAACTCCCCACAAACTTGCACACCTGCTCGTTCACccttccccacctctgcttacactgACTCCACTCTCTAGCAACGGAGCCAGTGAGCTGAGCGCTTGAATTGAAGTAGTCCTCAATTCTCTTCCAAAAGGATCCTCCCTTCTGCTCGTTACTGACAATAGCATCCTTGCTCGTGTTCAGCCAACCACTGATGAGCACTAGGTCTTCTTTTGTTGACCACTTTCTCTTTAGCACCGGTTTCACTAACCCGGGAGAGTTGCCTACTGCCTCAGCAAAGCCGCTGTCCATTGCTGGACTGCTCTGCGAAGCTAAGAGCAAAGTAAACCCGGGAGAGTTTATGGTAAAGGGATCCATTTTCGTTATGGTTTAGGTTGATGTAATAAGTTAATGGGGTTTGGGTACTCTATTTAAACTAGTTTAAGCTACCACAGGAGAGAAAAATTAAACTCTAGCTGCCAAACATTCAATATAAAAGCCAGTATAGAACAACTACTTCATAGAGAGCAGTCATTACACATCAAATCAACCACTTAATACAATCAACTACTCAACACAATTAGAGCAAGCAACCAACCAACACAGAGTTAATTCCACTGTACTTTTCGTTGTAGCTAATTAATACAATCAGAGGAACCAACCAACACAGACTACTAGTTCAGTTcagttttgtttggtttgaaaaacaattactttttaaaaaaaagtaccTCTGATTATCAGTCGAAGCAGACCTTCTCCAGGGTACCCACCTCGACAGTGAGGTAATCAACCTGCTCAGACAGGGTTGTAACCTGTACCTGAACATGGAAACAACAATATACAGTGTTATACTTACTGACTCAATAAGTATAatgtaacaaaaataaagagaaaggaAATACACTTACCTCCAGGTCCTCAATCCGTTTGTTGAGTTTCCACACCCCCTTCATAACCTGCTCAGCCTCATCCAGACGCTTGCTCAGCCTTTTGATCTCCTCCTGGACACCAACCACCCAAGGATGACGATAATGCAACCCATCATCCTTGTTCACAAcagaaaacaaatattagagAGAGTTCAAGTTACATAAATTATAAGAACATGATTACAGATTGACACTGACCTCATAGTTTACGCATGTGAAGAAACGCTTTCCAGGAAGACTGTCGTAATCTTCCTTCCCCCGAACCTCGTCAATGATTCTCCCACCGCAAGCACACCTTCTTGGAACCCCGTACTGTGAATCCGCGACGAACCCTAACATGTTGCAGTGATCCTTTTGCTTCTTTGAATGTCTTCTTTCTTCTGCGGGATCCATCTGCACCAGGAAGAGAAACAGTTAACTAAGAGAAACAGTTAACTAAGATAAACACAAATCTCTATTTCAATTGACATACAAACGAACCCTATATCAAACCAGATTGACGATTTACTACCCTAACAAagaaacccccaaatcgatttcagATCGCAGACTCTATTGAACCCTAACAAAGAAAACCCTAACAAATAAACCCCAAAATCGATACAATCAGACGAAGCAACCAACTCAAAAACGGACCTCAGCTCGATGAGATCTCACTACGTCGTCGATTTGATGGAGAATTGAGCTCTGGATCGGCGTCGCTACAAAAATCGCCTCTCGAGTCGAAAACCctagcttttttggagagaGGAGGAAATGAGGAGATTCACGCATATCCACTACTTTCTCCGTCGACAACGCGCGTCGCACAAGCCAATAACTTCTCTCCACGTGGCTTCAACTCATTTCATGCGGGCTCTCTCCAACGGCCCGGTTCAGCGAAAATAACtcaattttcattttcttttcgaTAAAAAACCCTATGAACCTCAGCCCATGACTCGCCTATGAACCCTTAATGGACTTGCTCTAAGAACAAGAGAGCACTGGCCTACGACTGCTTAGGAcagcatgattattggagggTTATTAGCCGAATATAACAACCATCtcttcaattttaaaatttaaaattttcaaaataaaaaatgctattttggtcattttaatttttgagacctatttttgtgacaaaaacttaaaaaagtctatttgagagaattgcccaaAATTTAATATGGGATAAAATTTTACACCGTATAAAAGAGATAATACGGGTACAAATATAATAGCAAGAAAGAATATGTTATAAAAGGAAGAAAAGACGGAGAAGACACTGCAAGGAGAAGACAACACTCTCTGAAAATATGATGCTGAAAATTACAAATGAAAATTCTCATCGCAAAAAACATGGCTGCAATTGAGAGAAGTTCATGGAGCGTGGGGCTGGGACAAGGCGGTGttgtttcaacaaaaaaaacacctAAATATGCTTCTATTCATTAGGTCTTAATGCATGATTGGTTACAAACATGAGATATAATGCTAAAGTGGAATGCAATCATAAATCCAAAGTGTGTTCTGTGTCAGGCTCCTCTATAGACACGAGAACATGTCTTCTTTCAATGCAAATACTTAGCAGACGTTTGGGAAGCGCTTACTAAGGTTTTCCTCAAAGATCAGTAAAGTCTGAAATGGCATGCGATGATGCAGCTTATTCCCGCACATGCTCAGCAAAAGAAATCAAGATTCATTCTCCAGTAGATGTTTCAGGCAACTTTATACGCAATCTAGCGCGAAAGAAATTGAAGAAATCGTGGATAAAGGATTTCTTCTACTACCAGGCTG
This region of Brassica napus cultivar Da-Ae chromosome C5, Da-Ae, whole genome shotgun sequence genomic DNA includes:
- the LOC106365606 gene encoding secretory carrier-associated membrane protein 4 gives rise to the protein MNRHHDPNPFDEEDEEIVNPFSKGGGRVPAASRPVGFGQSLDATVDIPLDTMTDSSQKQRKLADWEAELRKKEMDIKRREDAIAKSGVQIDDKNWPPFFPIIHHDIANEIPVYAQKLQYLAFASWLGIVLCLVFNVIATMVCWIKGGGVKIFFLATIYALIGCPLSYVVWYRPLYRAMRTDSALKFGWFFFTYLIHIGFCIVAAIAPPIFFQGKSLTGVLAAIDVISDSLLAGIFYFIGFGLFCLESLLSLWVLQKIYLYFRGNK
- the LOC106362502 gene encoding glutathione S-transferase T3-like; the protein is MDPFTINSPGFTLLLASQSSPAMDSGFAEAVGNSPGLVKPVLKRKWSTKEDLVLISGWLNTSKDAIVSNEQKGGSFWKRIEDYFNSSAQLTGSVAREWSQCKQRWGRVNEQVCKFVGSYEAALKEQSSGQNENDVMKASHDIFFNDYHVKFTMEHCWRELRYDQKWKSYSKSRDGAKEKRKENEELMPEEEVMPEEEVRPAGVKAAKASKRKRHGNEAAFDQIESILDARKTISQQKLLDRLLAKNDTDLSPNEISLKNKLISELLD